DNA from bacterium HR11:
TCGCAGAAACTCCCTTCCAGGAGGACCCGGATGCGGTCCCGTCGGTGGTGAACGTCCCGGCCCCGGATCTCCCCGAGGGCCTCGGTCAGAAGGCGGTTGTGTTCCTCGACGGGGATCAGGGCCCCCACCCGGACCAAGACGTAAGTCTCGCAGGTCGATAATCGGGCCGGCTCCTCGGCCTTGATGCGGTAGAGGGTCCGCAGGAGACGTCGGTTTTCTTCGTACAGTTCGATGGACCGTCGCAGAGCCTCGGCCGAGATGGGCCGCCCCGTCAGGTCCTCCAGGCCCCGGACGAGCCGCCGGAGCTCGGCGACCATGTAGGGGACGGCGTGGCGGGACTCGGGATTCTCGGGGAGATGCATGTAGAAGACCCACTGCCGGGGGAAGTTCCGGGCCCAGACGCCCGAAAGGTTGCGGGCCACGTCGCAGATGGACGGAAAGACCATCCCGTCCAGGAAGTCCAGGTACCCCCGGAGGCCCAACTCGAGGGTCGACCGGGCGATGGAACAGATGAAGGACTGCATGCGGGCGTCGGCATACTCGATGTCGATCAGGGTCCCAGCCCCGTAGAGACCGACGGGCAGGGCGCCGGCCGCGTGGATGACCTCCGCCGGGACCCACACGGGGAAGGTCCCGACGACCTTCCCGTCGGGGTGCTGCTCCCGCCATCGCCGGACCTCTACGAAGCGGAGGTCCGACCATCGGTCTGCCAGGTCCTCGAAGGGAAACCGCCCGCTCATGGTCTTAGGCTCATGGACAAGAGAGCAAATCTCGTGCCGTCGGCCTGGGGCGGACGAAGGTAGAGCCGAGGATCGAGCACGGGCACGCTTTTTGTAGATCTGCCCTCACGCCTGGCTCCGTGAGGTCTTCGTCCCGGGTCCTGGAGTTCGGGGTCCCCTGGACAGCCGGGATCCTCCTCCTTCCTTTTCAGGAAGGAGGAAGGTTTATGATCAAGGCAAAGGCCAAACTCACGGCGAA
Protein-coding regions in this window:
- the bcrC gene encoding Benzoyl-CoA reductase subunit C — its product is MSGRFPFEDLADRWSDLRFVEVRRWREQHPDGKVVGTFPVWVPAEVIHAAGALPVGLYGAGTLIDIEYADARMQSFICSIARSTLELGLRGYLDFLDGMVFPSICDVARNLSGVWARNFPRQWVFYMHLPENPESRHAVPYMVAELRRLVRGLEDLTGRPISAEALRRSIELYEENRRLLRTLYRIKAEEPARLSTCETYVLVRVGALIPVEEHNRLLTEALGEIRGRDVHHRRDRIRVLLEGSFCEQPPLDFLWVLEEAGCYILDDDLLVGRRFFEAAVPPAEDPLEALAVAYLRSGRSTAIRYDGPARRLEGFLERVRRLRVDGVIFAYAKFCDPAQFDYVLLKERLEKAGVPCLVLEFEEKMTTFEAVQNQVETFVESILFYS